One window of Candidatus Hinthialibacter antarcticus genomic DNA carries:
- a CDS encoding HAD family hydrolase has translation MKKPTLFLDRDGTLITDVGYPKSPDLVEPVPGAVEAMQTLAKMGYQLIVISNQSGVGRGIISPEEAKSVHDRFIELFKEQGIEFQDVYYCPHAPEEDCECRKPSPYMLYQADQDHGVDFSKSYMVGDRLGDVQTGKNAGCRAILFMSQYVDDPGDLPDAVVDGWEQALPILVKAWKENS, from the coding sequence ATGAAAAAACCAACTCTTTTTCTAGACCGCGACGGCACCCTGATCACTGATGTTGGATATCCCAAAAGCCCCGATTTGGTCGAACCGGTTCCCGGCGCGGTCGAAGCGATGCAAACGCTGGCGAAGATGGGCTATCAACTGATTGTTATCAGCAACCAGTCGGGCGTGGGGCGGGGCATTATTTCGCCGGAAGAAGCCAAGAGCGTCCACGACCGTTTTATTGAATTGTTTAAGGAGCAGGGCATTGAGTTTCAGGATGTCTATTATTGTCCTCATGCGCCCGAAGAAGACTGTGAATGCCGAAAGCCATCGCCGTATATGCTGTATCAGGCCGACCAGGACCACGGCGTTGATTTTTCAAAATCCTACATGGTCGGCGACCGCTTGGGCGACGTGCAAACGGGGAAAAACGCCGGGTGTCGCGCTATCCTGTTCATGAGCCAATATGTGGACGATCCCGGCGACCTGCCGGACGCCGTGGTTGACGGCTGGGAACAGGCTCTCCCCATTTTAGTGAAGGCTTGGAAAGAGAATTCGTGA
- the rfaE1 gene encoding D-glycero-beta-D-manno-heptose-7-phosphate kinase — MKQLETLLERFVGLNVLIIGDVMLDEYIWGDVDRISPEAPVPVVDIHQRTWAPGGAANAAANIQSLGGRAMLCGATGADYQSEKLREQLQEHNVGIAGLTAVQGRPTTTKTRIIARGQQMVRVDSESRQPLPVDSENRLVEFIESAMKMYDACILSDYNKGVLSERLSQTAIQAALKAGKPVVVDPKGVDYKKYCNATVIKPNTSEVEEAIGRPVEGEADLLQAGQKILNVVGESALLVTRGADGMTLFQHGQIEQHIPTMARTVYDVTGAGDTVVSALAMALASGANLLDGAHLANHAAGVVVGKVGTATVSLDDLRLGKD; from the coding sequence GTGAAACAACTTGAAACGCTGCTTGAACGGTTTGTTGGATTAAATGTTTTAATCATTGGCGATGTCATGCTGGATGAATACATCTGGGGCGATGTGGACCGCATTTCACCAGAAGCGCCTGTTCCCGTGGTGGATATCCACCAACGCACCTGGGCGCCCGGCGGCGCCGCCAACGCTGCGGCGAATATTCAAAGCCTGGGCGGCCGCGCAATGTTGTGCGGCGCGACCGGGGCGGATTACCAAAGCGAAAAACTGCGCGAACAATTGCAAGAACACAATGTGGGAATTGCAGGTCTTACCGCAGTTCAAGGCCGTCCGACCACCACTAAGACGCGCATCATTGCGCGCGGGCAACAGATGGTGCGAGTTGATTCTGAATCGCGCCAACCATTGCCGGTTGATTCAGAAAACCGTCTGGTGGAATTTATTGAATCGGCGATGAAAATGTACGACGCCTGTATTTTGTCGGACTATAACAAGGGCGTTTTGTCTGAGCGCTTATCTCAAACGGCGATTCAGGCGGCGCTCAAAGCAGGCAAGCCGGTTGTAGTTGACCCCAAGGGCGTTGATTACAAAAAATATTGCAACGCCACGGTCATTAAACCCAACACCAGCGAAGTTGAAGAAGCCATCGGGCGCCCGGTTGAAGGTGAAGCGGATTTATTGCAAGCCGGACAAAAAATTCTAAATGTGGTTGGTGAAAGCGCGTTGTTAGTGACGCGCGGCGCCGATGGAATGACTCTGTTTCAACATGGCCAGATTGAACAGCATATCCCTACGATGGCGCGTACCGTCTACGATGTAACTGGCGCGGGCGATACGGTTGTGAGCGCACTGGCGATGGCGCTGGCCTCAGGCGCAAACTTGTTGGACGGCGCTCATTTGGCCAATCATGCGGCAGGCGTTGTAGTCGGCAAAGTCGGTACGGCTACGGTATCGTTAGACGACCTGCGTTTAGGAAAGGATTAG
- a CDS encoding sugar phosphate isomerase/epimerase family protein: MTISISRRHFSTLAVAAAGAAVGLAKPSYAKEGVKMFPNLGMGHLRVSGDMKKSVEYAIEFGYGGVNPSVGELAAMSDAERDEFVMMMKAHQIQWGASGLPTDFRKDDETFKKGIQALPKQAKVLQDAGVTRVATWIMPRHNELTYRQNFRQHRNRLREAAVILKDHGMRLGLEFVGPQTMLVGERYPFIHTQKEMLELCDAIGTGNMGLLFDSWHWHSSGGTVDEAKQLTNDLVVNVHVNDAPKGVAREALIDMKRELPCTTGSIDMKGFINALYAMGYDGPVTVEPFNQPLWEMDDRDALKATKDSLDRVFGLIEV; encoded by the coding sequence ATGACTATTTCGATTTCTCGTCGTCATTTTTCAACCTTGGCGGTCGCGGCGGCGGGGGCTGCGGTTGGCCTGGCGAAGCCGTCTTATGCGAAAGAAGGCGTCAAAATGTTTCCGAATTTAGGCATGGGGCATTTGCGGGTTTCGGGCGATATGAAAAAATCGGTGGAATACGCCATCGAATTCGGCTACGGCGGCGTGAACCCCAGCGTGGGCGAACTGGCCGCGATGAGTGATGCGGAGCGCGATGAGTTTGTTATGATGATGAAGGCCCACCAGATTCAATGGGGCGCCAGCGGATTGCCAACCGATTTTCGTAAAGATGATGAGACCTTTAAAAAGGGCATCCAAGCATTGCCCAAACAAGCGAAGGTGTTGCAAGACGCAGGCGTCACCCGCGTTGCGACCTGGATCATGCCGCGCCATAACGAATTGACCTATAGACAAAATTTTAGGCAACACCGCAACCGCCTGCGCGAAGCCGCCGTTATCCTGAAAGATCACGGCATGCGCCTCGGCCTGGAATTCGTCGGCCCGCAAACCATGCTGGTTGGCGAGCGCTACCCGTTCATTCATACCCAGAAAGAAATGTTGGAACTCTGCGACGCCATCGGGACGGGCAACATGGGCTTGCTGTTCGACTCGTGGCATTGGCACTCGTCCGGCGGTACGGTGGATGAGGCGAAGCAACTGACCAATGATCTGGTCGTGAATGTCCATGTCAACGATGCGCCCAAGGGCGTTGCCCGCGAAGCGTTGATCGACATGAAGCGCGAATTGCCTTGCACGACAGGCTCGATTGATATGAAAGGCTTTATCAACGCATTATATGCGATGGGGTATGACGGCCCGGTGACAGTGGAGCCGTTCAACCAGCCGCTGTGGGAGATGGACGACCGCGACGCGCTGAAAGCCACCAAGGATTCACTCGACCGCGTGTTTGGGTTGATTGAGGTCTAA
- a CDS encoding DEAD/DEAH box helicase has protein sequence MPMTPAITIQNIPSHFTEALFTALLDGNRIHSKRVLLEKNSNASDQTAYVWLKNERFQPKAIELLNECEIEDRILVAADAEPETLNRLPKEPSKPAPGRATRNQPAPSEPLVGEPETIIAPGPSHDGEHEALVDLSEWRVPFDTLGLSPEILENIKKQGFDETTPIQGCAIPQILKGHDVVGRAQTGSGKTLAFALPMVQLLKDKPGKGLRGLIVAPTRELAVQITEVIDRLIVDTKLKSIAIYGGDHILDQIVQLKESPDILIATPGRLLDIQSRGRFRIDCAEIIVLDEADRMLDMGFMPQIKDIFACFYEKPQVLLFSATLVEEIQKMRVVQLKDPVFIDVGAPDLTPLKSVHQEIVRVRNLEEKDKRLRQELDKEKGPIIVFVATKRETEKLCQRLKRDNYHATRIHGDIDQADRLRAVEMFKQGRYNILVGTDVASRGLDIEGVALIINYDLAMSPEDHIHRIGRTARAGASGKAVTLLNPQDNRQFHEFKTAFGL, from the coding sequence ATGCCTATGACGCCTGCCATAACAATTCAAAATATTCCTTCACACTTCACGGAAGCGCTATTTACGGCGCTTTTAGACGGAAACCGCATCCATAGCAAACGGGTTCTGTTGGAAAAAAATTCCAACGCGTCTGACCAAACCGCGTATGTTTGGCTCAAAAACGAGCGCTTTCAGCCGAAAGCGATTGAACTTTTAAATGAATGTGAAATAGAAGACCGCATTCTTGTCGCCGCTGATGCCGAGCCGGAAACGCTCAATCGCTTACCGAAAGAACCCAGTAAGCCAGCGCCGGGAAGAGCAACCCGAAACCAGCCCGCTCCCAGCGAACCTCTTGTTGGCGAGCCGGAAACCATCATCGCGCCCGGCCCCTCGCATGACGGCGAGCATGAAGCGCTCGTCGACCTCAGCGAATGGCGCGTTCCATTCGATACGCTCGGGTTGTCGCCGGAAATTTTAGAGAACATCAAAAAACAAGGCTTCGACGAAACCACGCCGATTCAAGGCTGCGCCATCCCACAGATATTAAAGGGACACGATGTTGTAGGCCGCGCCCAAACCGGCAGCGGCAAGACGCTCGCCTTTGCGCTGCCCATGGTTCAACTGCTGAAAGACAAGCCCGGCAAAGGGCTGCGCGGACTCATCGTCGCGCCGACCCGCGAATTGGCGGTGCAGATCACGGAAGTGATCGACCGTTTAATCGTTGATACCAAATTGAAATCCATTGCGATCTACGGCGGCGACCACATCCTCGACCAGATCGTCCAGTTAAAAGAATCGCCCGATATTTTGATCGCCACGCCGGGGCGCCTGCTCGACATCCAGTCGCGTGGACGCTTTCGTATAGATTGCGCGGAAATCATCGTTCTGGATGAAGCGGACCGTATGCTCGACATGGGCTTCATGCCGCAGATCAAAGATATTTTCGCTTGCTTTTACGAGAAGCCTCAGGTGCTATTGTTCTCCGCCACGCTGGTCGAAGAAATTCAAAAGATGCGCGTTGTCCAACTCAAAGACCCAGTGTTCATTGATGTGGGCGCGCCCGACCTGACGCCGCTGAAATCCGTGCATCAGGAAATTGTTCGCGTTAGGAACTTAGAAGAAAAAGACAAGCGTCTGCGTCAGGAACTCGACAAAGAAAAAGGCCCCATCATCGTCTTTGTCGCCACCAAGCGCGAAACCGAAAAACTTTGCCAGCGCCTCAAGCGCGACAATTATCACGCCACCCGCATCCACGGCGATATCGACCAGGCTGACCGCTTACGCGCCGTCGAGATGTTTAAGCAGGGACGCTACAACATTCTGGTTGGCACCGACGTCGCCTCGCGCGGTTTGGATATCGAAGGCGTAGCGCTGATTATCAATTACGACCTCGCCATGTCGCCCGAAGACCACATTCACCGCATTGGCCGCACCGCCCGCGCCGGCGCCTCCGGCAAGGCGGTCACGCTGCTCAACCCGCAAGACAACCGCCAGTTTCACGAATTTAAGACCGCGTTCGGGTTGTAA